A segment of the Solanum lycopersicum chromosome 9, SLM_r2.1 genome:
ACTTTCTCTACTGGACCGTCTAGTACACGTTTTCGCCCGCCTCTCATTCCTATTTCCAACCCGTATTGGCCCCCGCTATCGATTTGATTTACGCATAGTGCATCCGACGACACGGGACTTAGTGGCGACCCCATTCCGGCTACGCCTTGCACTACTTGCCCGTAGCCAACCCCGCTACCGTTTCCCATTCTACCACCGTAGACGGGGGTTGACTGTTGTGGGAATCCACTGCCTCTTTTCATGCTCATAGGGTACACAGGTGCCTCGACCACCCCGGTTTGTGGAAGTGGCGGATAACCGGGAATGGAGACACCGACGCCAACACCGCCTGTGACTCCACCGAGGCCGATAACAGGCCGAGCCATGGCGGCCATAGTGGGATTTGCACTGTTTGGATACATCATATATGATTGCTGCTGAGGAGGTGCGGGAGCTGAATTGCCCTGTTCGCGTACGACCCCTGCTTTAACCAAGAAATCTTCGAGCGTCATTTCACCGAACGTAGCCTGTCGTTGAGTGGAACTTCCGTTACCGGTGTTCTGTATGTTGCACCCGTTGTTCTGTTGCTGCTCTTGCTGGGTCTTATGGATTTCTGACCAAACTTCATCCACAGTTTTACTACACAACGGTGCAGGAAGCGTAAGCGATCCCTGTCTTGGCAAGCTTGGCTGCTCGACAATAGCTTTCTCCAACGAAACATTTCCCTGTCCTAACGCAAAACGTGGGGCGCTAGTTGCTTCCCCAGTACTTGCAGCCTGGCAGTGAGGCTGAGCGTGCGCGTGGGCTTGATTTTCTTCAGCAGTCCAAATGCTGTTAAGAAATTCATCCATGTTCATCGACCCAAAATTCTTCCCACTCTCGCAAACAGTGTGTTGGAATTCGTCAAGCGTGAGCGAGTAAATCGACGCTTGTCGACCGAGTGACGGGAATGGGTTGTTCTTGTGCTGGTTTTGGTCTTGTTGCAATGGTGATTGAACCTCACTTTGAGACACCATCTCTGATTCTGGTACTCCCATGTTATTACGATTCGGATCTTTAACTAGCGACCTGAAAAATGCGTATATCAAacaattgaaataaagaaatgatGATACACGTAAAATTGTAATATTACAAACGATGTACATctatcatgaaaaaaaataaaaatcaagctCAAATAATACAAAGTTATAGGAAGGTAGATTTTAGTACACATAGAATCTAACATCTACCCGCGCCCGCCACGATTTTCACTAAGCGATTCAAAATACTAAGATgttaaaacatgaaaaagataAGAATGCTACATAAATGATAACTTACCCCTACTTGGCTCCGCTCTTGACGTCTACCCTCCAATAACATAATGAGTACTTACGAATACATAGTTGGGTGGATCGAGTTCATCTAAATCCAGTAGCTAAAGCTTAAACTCCGTATATGTACTAACAATTCCATTAACGTTTAAATCCTGAATCCGCCTTTCATATCGTCTTCGTCTATTTCTCCTCCCaagaaaattaataacataagaGCCTAGAAGGGACCTTATGGTTCAAAAGATGAAGTGTGAATaaagcaaaaacaaaatatatatttacatactatattcaattaattttttttattaaaataaatatacttaGTGGGTCTAATCAAAGTGGAcaacaaaagaagaaacatATTCTTTGGCATGTGGGCTTAAAATACCTTAGGAACTTTCCACttttgtttaataatttttttattggacCATAGATCtaaaaaacaactttttttcttcaattgtttTCACACATTAATTATTAGTACTAATAAACAAGATGTATTTAGTAAGATTATTAAAGTTGCCCAAAAGGAAAGAGTAAAACAAACAAATCGTGTGATCACGAGGTCAGAGGTTCGAGTACAGCATAAGATTGCATACGAATCTTTGTAATCCTACCCTTTCCCTAATCCGAAATACAACATAAGCTTAGTGTACCGAGCTGTAGTTTTTAATGAAAGTAACCGTGACATTATATTATAGTTTATTTACAATCTTGAAACCCTAGCTATAAATatcttaaatagaagaaaaaagataTCGAATTTCCCCCCAAAATTAAATCCTTTTAATAGCTAAACCTTAAATACTATATGACTAATATATCATAGTGTAAACCCAATCTAtccattattaatttattatttgtatattgcGATCTTAATTGTTCAATTGATTGACTATCTGAACTTTATCTGAACTTTTACTTTGTTTGTCCAATGTGTTACACATCAATCAAATCATATCCCTTAATAGACATCAataccccacccccaccccccaaatACACAGTACAAGACTCAGTGTTGAAGATATTACTTATCGATAAGATCTAGCTTCCCTGGATTGTACTTATTCAGGTTCgagtttttaaataattttttattaattaaaatggtgCTAGACACACTGTGTGGTAGTGGTATAAATttacaaaacaaacaaaaataaatgaagtgtTACAATCTTCAAATCATTATAAGCTCAATACAAAGCTAATAAgactaatttaagaaaaaaacatcaAGACAAAAAAGGTGCACATTAAAgtacaataaaaattaagaaaataaaacttaGGGATAccttttttcttgattattttttcagCTCCACCAAGATTTTGAAGTCTCTCAAGAACTTATCATCATAaccacaaacaaaaataaaatacaaaattaaaattagaaaactaaattattattcttttgttttttttaagaaaaagaagaacaaaggaCACAACTAAAGATGATAGTACTATGTATTCTCCTTCATTTTGgtcacaattttatttattttaaagactggttttttgtttttgtctttgaatttttcaagggggtggggtgggggtggggggtggggggttaaGTGGGGTCCATTTTAGAAGATGTAAGcaaaaatagtgaaaaattGTACTCCTAGTacatagaaataattttaggaAGTCTTGTAAAAAAACCAATACTAAAAATAGGAAATTTTGGTCATGCATGGAGAGATTGACACGTATTAGACAGGTGTTATTTTGGTAATCGTTAATTTAGGCTCTTACTTCACCCTACTTCTCCACGtgtccttttaaaaaaaaaataataattctaaagggttaaaaaaaaaataatgtgtaaaaaataatactttgcATGCTTTCACTTTTCATCTTTTCACTTATAGTGTTaccataatcttttttttttcttttatagaaattagtatttttgaccaaaataaataaataaattatgttgatCATTTTGTTTGAGATCATCTGAAATGGTTTTATTTGAGTTAAATATtctctaaaaataattattttatctttataatgAAGTTTGATTACGttctattattatttgtataatttaattgagtttgttgttgttattagtAGCGATAGATAACGTTAACAACCATTCATAAGaagattatattatatagtcaggtgaaaatgtatttttatgtatatattacttgtaacattttttatttcttaacccaattttacttctttatatttgccatttcttaattaaatttttttgatgattgTTGTAGTTTGTTTGAGaagtatttaattttgttttaatagttgttaagtaattaattgtgtctgattaattttcttttaaaagtatttttgaatgttaaattttgaaaaatcataattattatcatgaaatattctactattatattttattttattatttatacaaagAGTTAACTCACTTTTTCTAGCTATAGTttgtttattttagaaaaaaggtGAGGGAGAAATTAGAGGAATTAAGAACTGTagaaaacaaagtaaaaataattattctttttataattaatggATTATGtcaaagaggaaaagaaaaaggacGAGATacggaaaataaataaatttatgataagatatttttatattttaaaaaaaataattatttgcttctactttttgaaaaaaatattgtttttgccccttaaaattaatctttttttttggtcatgTATTTCAAATCTAGAAAGATCTTGGgtaaaatattgtttattttatgtaaagTACAAACAATGTTGTCTAAAAGATCttacattataatttaaaactataaGTTCAAATCTAACTTTTATTGAAAGTTTATTTAGATGATTGTCACATATATATGATAGTTCGTTTGAAAATATTGAACTCAGATAAACTCGTTATATTAAATGAC
Coding sequences within it:
- the LOC104649075 gene encoding protein ABSCISIC ACID-INSENSITIVE 5 isoform X2 — translated: MGVPESEMVSQSEVQSPLQQDQNQHKNNPFPSLGRQASIYSLTLDEFQHTVCESGKNFGSMNMDEFLNSIWTAEENQAHAHAQPHCQAASTGEATSAPRFALGQGNVSLEKAIVEQPSLPRQGSLTLPAPLCSKTVDEVWSEIHKTQQEQQQNNGCNIQNTGNGSSTQRQATFGEMTLEDFLVKAGVVREQGNSAPAPPQQQSYMMYPNSANPTMAAMARPVIGLGGVTGGVGVGVSIPGYPPLPQTGVVEAPVYPMSMKRGSGFPQQSTPVYGGRMGNGSGVGYGQVVQGVAGMGSPLSPVSSDALCVNQIDSGGQYGLEIGMRGGRKRVLDGPVEKVVERRQRRMIKNRESAARSRARKQAYTVELEAELNQLKEENAHLKQALVVNILAEISLILERSSRGKGNNSTLMKRK
- the LOC104649075 gene encoding protein ABSCISIC ACID-INSENSITIVE 5 isoform X1, yielding MGVPESEMVSQSEVQSPLQQDQNQHKNNPFPSLGRQASIYSLTLDEFQHTVCESGKNFGSMNMDEFLNSIWTAEENQAHAHAQPHCQAASTGEATSAPRFALGQGNVSLEKAIVEQPSLPRQGSLTLPAPLCSKTVDEVWSEIHKTQQEQQQNNGCNIQNTGNGSSTQRQATFGEMTLEDFLVKAGVVREQGNSAPAPPQQQSYMMYPNSANPTMAAMARPVIGLGGVTGGVGVGVSIPGYPPLPQTGVVEAPVYPMSMKRGSGFPQQSTPVYGGRMGNGSGVGYGQVVQGVAGMGSPLSPVSSDALCVNQIDSGGQYGLEIGMRGGRKRVLDGPVEKVVERRQRRMIKNRESAARSRARKQAYTVELEAELNQLKEENAHLKQALAELERKRKQQYFDEAKMKAQTKAQKANGKLRGMRRSLSCP